In Corallococcus macrosporus, the following are encoded in one genomic region:
- a CDS encoding Stp1/IreP family PP2C-type Ser/Thr phosphatase codes for MRIEVAGSTHVGMKRNHNEDNYLVLTEENLVCVADGMGGHSSGEIASRIAVDELGEFFRMTSKDQDATWPFKMDKQRNYDENRLSTGIKLANARIFERATTDSKYKGMGTTIVSVHFADSAAYVGHVGDSRVYFFRGGILQQVTEDHSLLNDYLKAKKLTPEEIENFPHKNVIVRALGMKEQVQVDVTRVDPLENDVFLLCSDGLSGMITDAQMQDILSRTPELEKACGQLIDLANAAGGNDNVTCVLARWHNA; via the coding sequence ATGCGCATCGAGGTCGCCGGCAGCACCCACGTCGGGATGAAGCGGAACCACAACGAGGACAACTACCTCGTGCTCACCGAGGAGAACCTCGTGTGCGTGGCGGACGGCATGGGCGGTCACTCGTCCGGTGAAATCGCCAGCCGCATCGCGGTGGACGAGCTGGGTGAGTTCTTCCGCATGACGTCCAAGGACCAGGACGCCACCTGGCCCTTCAAGATGGACAAGCAGCGCAACTACGATGAGAACCGGCTGTCCACCGGCATCAAGCTGGCCAACGCGCGCATCTTCGAGCGCGCCACGACGGACTCCAAGTACAAGGGCATGGGCACCACCATCGTGTCCGTGCACTTCGCCGACAGCGCGGCCTACGTGGGCCACGTGGGCGACAGCCGCGTGTACTTCTTCCGCGGCGGCATCCTCCAGCAGGTGACGGAGGACCACTCGCTGCTCAACGACTACCTCAAGGCGAAGAAGCTCACGCCGGAGGAGATTGAGAACTTCCCCCACAAGAACGTGATTGTCCGCGCGCTGGGGATGAAGGAGCAGGTGCAGGTGGACGTCACCCGCGTGGATCCGCTGGAGAACGACGTCTTCCTGCTGTGCTCGGACGGCCTGAGCGGCATGATCACCGACGCGCAGATGCAGGACATCCTGTCGCGCACGCCGGAGCTGGAGAAGGCCTGCGGCCAGCTCATCGACCTGGCCAACGCGGCGGGCGGCAACGACAACGTCACCTGCGTGCTGGCGCGCTGGCACAACGCCTGA
- a CDS encoding DUF192 domain-containing protein, producing MHWRVTNETRQRLLADRAERAESFVQRFQGLMGRASLPMGGGMHIEPCNSIHTFFMRIPIDVAFLDAEGRIVKQLSAMPPWRTSSIYFKARSVLELPAGVLGASGTQEGDRLVFTPGEIPGA from the coding sequence ATGCACTGGAGGGTGACCAACGAAACACGGCAGCGGCTGCTCGCGGACCGCGCGGAGCGCGCCGAGTCCTTCGTCCAGCGCTTCCAGGGGCTCATGGGCCGCGCCTCGCTGCCCATGGGGGGCGGGATGCACATCGAGCCCTGCAACTCCATCCACACCTTCTTCATGCGCATCCCCATCGACGTCGCCTTCCTGGACGCGGAAGGGCGCATCGTCAAGCAACTGTCCGCCATGCCTCCCTGGCGCACCTCGTCCATCTACTTCAAGGCCCGCTCCGTGCTGGAGCTGCCCGCGGGCGTCCTCGGGGCCAGTGGCACCCAGGAGGGCGACCGCCTGGTCTTCACCCCGGGCGAAATCCCAGGGGCCTGA
- a CDS encoding tRNA (cytidine(34)-2'-O)-methyltransferase has protein sequence MLEPLASPLHLVLVSPQIPPNTGNVARLCAVTGCRLILVEPLGFSIDDRNLKRAGLDYWDKVFLKLYPTYDAYVAEYPQARRWLFSARAETSLYAARFEAGDHLVFGSEVTGLLPEVMEGGTGTPVTIPMLPERRSLNLSTSVGIGAYEALRQVQLGTAARQAPPSN, from the coding sequence ATGCTTGAGCCCCTGGCGTCCCCCCTGCACCTGGTCCTCGTGTCCCCTCAGATTCCGCCCAACACCGGCAACGTGGCCCGGCTGTGCGCGGTGACGGGCTGCCGGCTCATCCTGGTGGAGCCGCTGGGGTTCTCCATCGACGACCGGAACCTGAAGCGGGCGGGGCTGGACTACTGGGACAAGGTCTTCCTGAAGCTCTACCCGACCTACGACGCCTACGTGGCGGAGTACCCCCAGGCGCGCCGGTGGCTGTTCTCCGCCCGGGCGGAGACGTCGCTGTACGCGGCGCGGTTCGAGGCGGGGGACCACCTGGTGTTCGGCTCGGAGGTGACGGGGCTGTTGCCGGAGGTGATGGAGGGGGGGACGGGGACGCCGGTGACCATCCCGATGCTGCCGGAGCGCCGCAGCTTGAATCTTTCGACGTCGGTGGGGATTGGCGCCTACGAGGCGCTGCGTCAGGTGCAGCTGGGCACAGCGGCCAGGCAGGCACCGCCGTCGAATTGA
- a CDS encoding J domain-containing protein, whose amino-acid sequence MSASQVAEALYAAHKSRATGRLTLHAGGRESALWLREGDLVGARLGFGYQTPAQALFQNGLLGVDALDALWARGGAAAPDEELLEDSGLKPAVVHEQQVLAQVRRLSELAERADFEAEAVEAAGDFAPIAGVRVVRAALEPAPSEAVPARVYRCPEVAACEPWLTDASERGLLETLGAFRRPEALTGAQQALLRVLEREGRIEALSVEEWEERERLRREEELRQAEEEAWEIEEARRREEAERRVEEERLAELARLEAERLAEEARLAEEARLAELARIEAERLAEEARLRALEEARLAEEARLRAEEEARLEAERLAEEARLAELARLEAERLAEEARLRAEEEARLAEEARLAELARIEAERLAEEARLAELARIEAERLAEEARLAELARLEAERLAEEARLAELARIEAERLAEEARLAELARIEAERLAEEARLAELARIEAERLAEEARLAELARIEAERLAEEARLAELARIEAERLAEEARLAELARIEAERLAEEARLAELARLEAERLAEEARLAEEARLRAEEEARLAEEARLAEEARLAEEARLAEEARLAEEARLRAEEEARLAEEARLAEEARLRAEEEARLAEEARLRAIEEARLAEEARLRAEEEARLAEEARLAEEARLRAIEEARLAEEARLAEEARLRAEEEARLAEEARLAEEARLAEEARLAEEARLAEEARLRAEEEARLAEEARLAEEARLAEEARLAEEARLAEEARLAEEARLAEEARLAEEARLRAEEEARLAEEARLAEEARLAEEARLAEEAARIEAERLAEEARQAEEARLAEEARLAELARLEAERLAEEARLAEEARLAEEARLRAEEEARLAEEARLRAIEEARLAEEARLAEEARLQAIEEARLAEEARLRAEEEARLAEEARLAEEARLAEEARLAEEARLAEEARLAEEARLAEEARLRAEEEARLAEEARLAEEARLRAEEEARLAEEARLAEEARLRAEEEARLAEEARLAEEARLAEEARLAEEARLAEEARVRAEEEARLAEEARLAEEARLRAIEEARLAEEARLAEEARLAEEARLAEEARLAEEARLAEEARLRAEEEARLAEEARLAEVARLAEEARLAEEARLRAEKEARLAEEARLAEEARLRAEEEARLAEEARLAEAERLRALEEARLAEEARLAEEARLAEEARLRAEGEARLAEEARLAEEARLRAEEEARLAEEARLRAEEEARLAEEARLAEEARLRAEEEARLAEEARLAEEARLAEEARLAEEARLAEEARLAEEARLRAEEEARLAEEARLRAEEEARGAEAARLAEEARLAEEARLAEEARLAEEARLAEEARLAEEARLRAEEEARLAEEARLRAEEEARLAEEARLAEEARLAEEEARLAEEARLAEEVRLRAIEEARLAEEARLAEEARLRAEEEARLAEEARLAEEARLAEEAAQIEAARLAEEARLAEEARLAEEAARIEAARLAEEARLAEEARLAEAARLAEEARLAEEARQAELLLVAEQARAAEAARIAEEARAAEAQRLSEQGKPAHPPSLPRRNRPAAPPAPPPVLVPVAAAPVEPEPLSLGPEDIILTAEPEPSAPSNWADSIPASPRDALELPVSDNTSALTEARKRAQAAQLQDMAEALRRSASVPLDPWLTEESSRFPVAPPPEADLPLLEVEPESWGDIVPAAAPLPDTRAPAPDAPVVPAQAAPQPDLWAVQPPKFPASATPPVRPARATEDDLWRIVSFDESNDPAQNLTASFEAALQQVDAHLEALVRSDVRSVGDANEFLVEAIVEATFEPLPSPRSTAFPGDNGGASGQTEDELSGDLDDWDFDEDDVAAEDPSNPDEASKLRRQRLLRRAMENMGTLGARPVPPAAAASTPATPEAAAPPPAAPPEPPKPDEGRLAQQIEQRYADIQTKKDHFVTLGVPQDASRDQVKAAFLSLAKVFHPDRLPPSLPHLAPKITAVFESIREAYEVLHDDTRRKNYQLAQQGAQAAPKPPASTARPGSPAAARADTNADDLFRMGEVFFRKRDFVAASEHYERAHALDPKPLYLAARAWALYMDPSRKADMPRAKQWMADAVRADPNCDRAHYQLGVIARVEGDMDRAERHFREAVRANPKHLEANQELRLIDMRKKNPPKKGLFR is encoded by the coding sequence ATGTCCGCCTCGCAGGTCGCCGAAGCGCTGTATGCCGCCCACAAGTCCCGAGCCACCGGCCGGCTGACGCTGCACGCCGGTGGACGCGAGTCCGCGCTGTGGCTGCGCGAGGGCGACCTCGTGGGGGCGCGGCTGGGCTTCGGGTACCAGACGCCGGCGCAGGCGCTCTTCCAGAACGGGCTGTTGGGCGTGGACGCCCTGGACGCGCTGTGGGCGCGGGGTGGGGCGGCGGCGCCGGACGAGGAGCTGCTGGAGGACAGCGGGCTGAAGCCCGCGGTGGTGCACGAGCAGCAGGTGCTGGCGCAGGTGCGCCGGCTGAGCGAGCTGGCGGAGCGCGCGGACTTCGAAGCGGAGGCGGTGGAGGCGGCGGGGGACTTCGCGCCCATCGCGGGCGTGCGCGTGGTGCGAGCCGCGCTGGAGCCCGCTCCGAGCGAGGCCGTGCCCGCGAGGGTCTACCGGTGTCCGGAGGTCGCGGCGTGCGAGCCGTGGCTGACGGATGCGTCGGAGCGCGGGCTGTTGGAGACGCTGGGAGCGTTCCGGAGGCCGGAGGCGCTGACGGGGGCGCAGCAGGCGCTCTTGCGCGTGCTGGAGCGCGAGGGCCGCATCGAGGCCCTGTCGGTGGAGGAGTGGGAGGAGCGCGAGCGGCTGCGGCGCGAGGAGGAGCTGCGGCAGGCGGAGGAGGAGGCCTGGGAGATTGAAGAGGCGCGCCGTCGCGAGGAGGCGGAGCGGCGCGTGGAGGAGGAGCGGCTCGCGGAGCTGGCGCGGCTGGAGGCGGAGCGGCTGGCGGAGGAGGCGAGGCTCGCGGAAGAGGCGAGGCTGGCGGAGCTGGCGCGCATCGAGGCGGAGCGGCTGGCGGAAGAGGCCCGGCTCCGGGCGCTTGAAGAGGCACGGCTGGCGGAGGAGGCCCGGCTTCGCGCGGAGGAGGAGGCCAGGCTCGAAGCGGAGCGGCTGGCGGAGGAGGCGAGGCTCGCGGAGCTGGCGCGGCTGGAAGCGGAGCGGCTGGCGGAGGAGGCTCGCCTTCGCGCGGAAGAAGAGGCGAGGCTCGCGGAAGAGGCGAGGCTGGCGGAACTGGCGCGCATTGAGGCGGAACGGCTCGCTGAGGAGGCGAGGCTCGCGGAGTTGGCGCGCATTGAGGCCGAGCGTCTGGCTGAAGAGGCTCGGCTGGCGGAACTGGCTCGCCTTGAAGCGGAGCGTCTCGCAGAGGAGGCACGGCTCGCGGAGTTGGCGCGCATCGAAGCGGAGCGTCTCGCTGAGGAGGCTCGACTCGCGGAGCTTGCTCGCATTGAAGCGGAGCGATTGGCGGAAGAGGCGCGGCTGGCTGAGCTCGCACGCATCGAAGCGGAGCGTCTGGCTGAGGAGGCTCGTCTCGCCGAACTGGCGCGCATCGAAGCCGAGCGATTGGCGGAAGAGGCGCGGCTGGCTGAACTCGCACGCATTGAAGCCGAGCGTTTGGCGGAAGAGGCTCGGCTCGCGGAACTGGCACGCATTGAGGCGGAGCGGCTTGCTGAAGAGGCCCGTCTCGCGGAACTTGCGCGCCTTGAAGCCGAGCGTCTCGCTGAAGAGGCGCGGCTGGCCGAAGAGGCACGGCTTCGTGCTGAGGAAGAAGCCCGGCTCGCGGAAGAGGCGCGGCTGGCCGAAGAGGCACGGCTGGCCGAAGAGGCACGGCTGGCCGAAGAGGCACGGCTGGCCGAAGAGGCACGGCTTCGTGCTGAGGAAGAAGCCCGGCTCGCGGAAGAGGCTCGGCTAGCGGAGGAGGCGCGGCTTCGCGCCGAGGAAGAAGCCCGGCTGGCGGAAGAGGCTCGGCTTCGGGCGATCGAGGAAGCGCGCCTCGCGGAAGAGGCGCGGCTTCGTGCTGAGGAGGAGGCGCGTCTCGCGGAAGAGGCCCGCCTCGCGGAGGAGGCTCGACTCCGCGCGATTGAAGAGGCTCGCCTTGCTGAGGAAGCCCGCCTCGCGGAAGAGGCACGGCTTCGCGCGGAAGAGGAAGCGCGCCTGGCCGAAGAGGCGCGGCTTGCTGAAGAAGCCCGCCTCGCGGAAGAGGCTCGCTTGGCCGAGGAGGCTCGCCTCGCCGAAGAAGCTCGGCTGCGTGCGGAGGAAGAGGCTCGTCTCGCTGAAGAGGCTCGTCTCGCTGAAGAGGCTCGTCTCGCTGAAGAGGCTCGTCTCGCTGAAGAGGCTCGTCTCGCTGAAGAGGCTCGTCTCGCCGAAGAGGCTCGTCTCGCTGAAGAGGCTCGTCTCGCCGAAGAGGCTCGTCTGCGCGCCGAAGAGGAAGCCAGGCTGGCTGAAGAGGCTCGGTTGGCTGAAGAGGCCCGGCTCGCCGAAGAGGCCCGCCTGGCCGAGGAAGCCGCTCGCATTGAAGCGGAGCGCCTTGCCGAAGAAGCTCGACAGGCGGAGGAAGCGCGCCTCGCGGAGGAGGCACGGCTGGCGGAACTGGCGCGCCTTGAGGCAGAGCGTCTCGCAGAAGAGGCGAGGCTTGCGGAAGAGGCGCGCCTGGCGGAAGAGGCCCGCCTTCGCGCTGAGGAAGAGGCGCGTCTCGCCGAGGAGGCTCGGCTAAGGGCCATCGAAGAGGCGCGCCTGGCCGAAGAGGCTCGGCTTGCGGAAGAGGCGCGGCTTCAGGCGATCGAAGAGGCCCGACTCGCAGAAGAAGCCCGGCTTCGCGCGGAGGAGGAAGCGCGCCTGGCTGAAGAGGCCCGGCTCGCCGAAGAGGCTCGCCTCGCGGAAGAGGCTCGTCTCGCGGAGGAAGCTCGGCTCGCAGAAGAGGCCCGCCTCGCGGAAGAGGCTCGTCTCGCCGAGGAAGCTCGGCTGCGCGCTGAAGAAGAAGCGCGTCTCGCCGAAGAGGCTCGCCTCGCTGAGGAAGCCCGGCTGCGTGCTGAAGAAGAGGCACGGTTGGCCGAAGAAGCACGGTTGGCGGAAGAGGCTCGCCTTCGTGCAGAGGAAGAGGCCCGTTTGGCTGAGGAGGCTCGCCTCGCCGAAGAAGCACGCCTCGCCGAAGAGGCACGCCTCGCGGAAGAGGCCCGCCTCGCTGAAGAAGCCCGGGTCCGTGCCGAGGAAGAGGCACGTCTCGCGGAAGAGGCTCGCCTCGCGGAGGAGGCCCGCCTCCGCGCGATCGAGGAGGCTCGGCTCGCTGAGGAAGCGCGGCTGGCTGAAGAAGCTCGCCTCGCCGAGGAGGCACGTCTCGCGGAAGAGGCGCGTCTGGCCGAAGAGGCTCGCCTCGCCGAAGAAGCCCGCCTTCGCGCCGAGGAAGAGGCTCGCCTCGCCGAGGAGGCTCGGCTCGCGGAAGTCGCGCGACTGGCTGAAGAGGCCCGGCTCGCGGAAGAGGCTCGGCTGCGCGCGGAGAAAGAGGCGCGGCTCGCGGAAGAAGCTCGACTGGCTGAAGAGGCTCGCCTTCGGGCTGAGGAAGAGGCGCGTCTTGCTGAGGAGGCTCGACTCGCCGAAGCAGAACGTCTCCGCGCGCTTGAGGAAGCACGGCTGGCCGAGGAGGCCCGGCTCGCGGAAGAGGCTCGCCTCGCCGAGGAAGCCCGGCTTCGTGCTGAAGGGGAGGCTCGCCTCGCCGAAGAAGCACGGCTGGCAGAGGAGGCGCGGCTTCGTGCTGAGGAAGAGGCGCGTCTCGCTGAGGAGGCCCGGCTCCGTGCGGAAGAGGAGGCTCGCCTCGCCGAAGAAGCACGTCTGGCCGAAGAAGCTCGCCTTCGCGCGGAGGAAGAAGCTCGCCTCGCGGAAGAGGCTCGTCTTGCTGAAGAGGCTCGCCTGGCTGAGGAGGCACGTCTCGCCGAAGAGGCGCGCCTGGCTGAGGAGGCTCGCCTCGCAGAAGAGGCGCGGCTTCGTGCAGAAGAGGAGGCCCGGCTGGCGGAAGAGGCTCGCCTTCGTGCTGAGGAGGAGGCTCGAGGAGCCGAAGCCGCTCGGCTCGCGGAAGAAGCACGGCTGGCCGAGGAGGCCCGGCTCGCGGAAGAGGCTCGTCTCGCGGAAGAGGCTCGTCTCGCGGAAGAGGCTCGTCTCGCTGAGGAAGCCCGGCTGCGTGCTGAAGAAGAGGCACGGCTGGCGGAAGAGGCCCGCCTTCGTGCAGAGGAAGAGGCCCGTTTGGCTGAGGAGGCCCGCCTCGCTGAAGAGGCTCGCCTCGCCGAAGAAGAGGCACGCCTGGCCGAAGAGGCCCGCCTCGCGGAGGAGGTCCGTCTTCGCGCGATCGAGGAGGCTCGGCTCGCTGAGGAAGCACGGCTGGCTGAAGAAGCCCGACTGCGTGCGGAAGAAGAAGCTCGCCTCGCGGAAGAGGCGCGTCTGGCCGAAGAGGCTCGCCTCGCCGAAGAGGCCGCTCAAATCGAAGCCGCTCGTCTCGCGGAAGAGGCGCGTCTGGCCGAAGAGGCTCGCCTCGCCGAAGAGGCCGCTCGAATCGAAGCCGCTCGTCTCGCGGAAGAGGCGCGTCTGGCCGAAGAGGCCCGGCTGGCGGAAGCTGCACGACTCGCGGAAGAGGCTCGACTCGCGGAAGAAGCCCGTCAGGCCGAACTCCTCCTCGTCGCGGAACAGGCCCGTGCCGCCGAAGCCGCTCGCATCGCGGAGGAGGCCCGCGCCGCCGAGGCGCAGCGCCTTTCCGAACAGGGCAAGCCCGCCCATCCGCCCTCACTCCCCCGGCGCAACCGCCCGGCCGCGCCCCCCGCGCCGCCTCCGGTCCTCGTGCCCGTCGCCGCGGCCCCGGTGGAGCCTGAACCGCTGTCGCTCGGGCCCGAGGACATCATCCTCACCGCGGAGCCGGAACCCTCCGCCCCGTCGAACTGGGCGGACTCCATCCCCGCGTCCCCCCGCGACGCCCTGGAACTGCCCGTCAGCGACAACACCTCCGCCCTGACCGAGGCCCGCAAGCGCGCCCAGGCCGCCCAGCTCCAGGACATGGCCGAGGCCCTGCGCCGCTCGGCCTCCGTGCCCCTGGACCCCTGGCTCACCGAGGAGTCCTCCCGCTTCCCCGTCGCCCCGCCCCCGGAAGCCGACCTCCCCCTCCTGGAGGTCGAGCCGGAGAGCTGGGGCGACATCGTCCCCGCCGCGGCGCCCCTTCCCGACACCCGCGCTCCCGCCCCGGACGCCCCCGTCGTCCCCGCCCAGGCCGCCCCCCAGCCGGACCTCTGGGCCGTCCAGCCCCCCAAGTTCCCCGCGTCCGCCACACCGCCCGTGCGTCCCGCCCGCGCCACCGAGGACGACCTGTGGCGCATCGTCTCCTTCGACGAGTCGAACGACCCCGCCCAGAACCTCACCGCCTCCTTCGAGGCCGCCCTCCAGCAGGTGGATGCCCACCTGGAAGCCCTCGTCCGCTCGGACGTCCGGTCGGTGGGGGACGCCAACGAATTCCTCGTCGAGGCCATCGTCGAGGCGACATTCGAGCCGCTGCCTTCTCCCCGCTCCACCGCGTTCCCCGGTGACAACGGAGGGGCTTCTGGCCAGACTGAGGACGAGCTGTCCGGTGACCTGGACGACTGGGATTTTGACGAGGACGACGTGGCGGCCGAAGACCCCTCCAACCCCGACGAAGCCTCCAAGCTCCGGCGCCAGCGCCTCCTGCGCCGCGCCATGGAGAACATGGGCACGCTCGGCGCCCGCCCCGTTCCCCCCGCCGCCGCCGCGAGCACCCCGGCCACGCCCGAAGCCGCCGCGCCGCCACCCGCCGCACCACCAGAGCCCCCCAAGCCCGACGAGGGCCGGCTCGCGCAGCAGATTGAGCAGCGCTACGCCGACATCCAGACGAAGAAGGACCACTTCGTCACACTGGGTGTCCCGCAGGATGCCTCGCGCGACCAGGTGAAGGCCGCCTTCCTGAGCCTCGCCAAGGTCTTCCACCCGGACCGGCTGCCCCCGTCGCTGCCGCACCTGGCGCCAAAAATCACGGCTGTCTTCGAGTCTATCCGCGAGGCCTACGAAGTCCTCCACGACGACACCCGCCGCAAGAACTACCAACTGGCCCAGCAGGGCGCGCAGGCCGCTCCCAAGCCCCCGGCCTCCACCGCCCGTCCCGGCAGCCCCGCCGCGGCCCGCGCGGACACCAACGCGGATGACCTCTTCCGCATGGGCGAGGTGTTCTTCCGCAAGCGCGACTTCGTCGCCGCCAGCGAGCACTACGAGCGCGCCCACGCCCTGGACCCCAAGCCCCTGTACCTCGCGGCGCGCGCCTGGGCCCTCTACATGGACCCCAGCCGCAAGGCCGACATGCCCCGCGCGAAACAGTGGATGGCGGATGCGGTGCGCGCCGACCCGAACTGTGATCGCGCCCACTACCAGCTGGGCGTCATCGCCCGCGTGGAAGGGGACATGGACCGCGCGGAGCGGCACTTCCGCGAAGCGGTGCGCGCGAACCCGAAGCACCTGGAGGCGAACCAGGAGCTGCGGCTCATCGACATGCGCAAGAAGAACCCACCCAAGAAGGGTCTCTTCCGCTGA
- a CDS encoding response regulator, whose translation MAKQHLLLVDGDAKSLRVMEVSLKKAGFSVTTAIHGKDALEKVQISPPDLVLADTKMPEMDGFELCKQLKSDERFKFIPFVFLTNQKSVEFKVRGLELGGDDYLTKPIYIKEIVTRVKMILQKAEKERIEKRETTKGGFAGSLADMGVVDLVQTFEIGRKTGVISIQGERTGVVYFKEGRVIDAELGRLKGENAFYRLLNTFEGQFDVQFTTLDRTERIEVSTQGLLMEGMRRLDEWGRMLEQLPPLETVFEIDYHQLADRLSEIPDEVNGLLRLFDGKRALSRVVEDSDFEDLAALGIISKLYFEGLIRELGNAPLEPVQSSKPGIEQWLNTAPPIPVDVAPAQEAAPAEAPVAVEPPPVEAAPVAEAAPIEEAPPAQPEPVEEVTPAVAEVAPAQAAAQPAQVIIFPPRSRPGDGAPPPFGQEGVEPVVPPLSQEGSAFLVEPPPAHRAVDHARRSLLLDWNRVDTEGLSSSSTWGPGSPWGAASRAPAPSPSPFAAAPVAAPVEPLPSRPPIFGGAAIAPSPLAPVPPPTPAPPSSEVTLVSGTEPHQDELPVEEAAPQQLALPPYPGHGIVPPQVAPVALNVEFPATTPFDSQPAPTMEPVDTAAHDVPASEAYFTEPEPAAPVASTPAAPTPVAAPAADSTASTKPSATKPAHDEDDAALIAAMKPKRTGLYVAGGLLLVAAVAAVVISKGSGSAETPKPSDPKVTQPTQPVDARKPPETTPPPEVTPPPTKTVDAQPDAGVTPPKTAVTPAPEDAGTAPVKTATPEPAAVPDAGAIAVAPTPPPDATPVAPPKLTYADFIKDGRAAMSRKSFKSAVGAYRKALALDNASIEAKTGLGISLANNSSTSEAGYREAAKLLQDVVKAEPKNAKAWFWLGSSLQFSGDQTRAAEAYKKYLFLEPTGSSAEDVRALLKGMGS comes from the coding sequence GTGGCCAAGCAGCACCTGCTCCTCGTCGACGGTGACGCGAAGAGTCTGCGCGTGATGGAGGTCAGCCTGAAGAAGGCGGGCTTCTCCGTCACGACTGCGATCCACGGCAAGGATGCGCTGGAGAAGGTCCAGATCAGCCCGCCGGACCTCGTGCTCGCGGACACCAAGATGCCGGAGATGGACGGCTTCGAGCTCTGCAAGCAGCTCAAGTCCGACGAGCGCTTCAAGTTCATCCCCTTCGTCTTCCTGACGAACCAGAAGTCGGTCGAGTTCAAGGTGCGCGGCCTGGAACTCGGGGGCGACGACTACCTGACGAAGCCCATCTACATCAAAGAGATCGTCACCCGCGTGAAGATGATCCTTCAGAAGGCCGAGAAGGAACGCATCGAGAAGCGCGAGACGACCAAGGGTGGCTTCGCGGGAAGCCTCGCCGACATGGGCGTCGTGGACCTGGTCCAGACCTTCGAGATCGGCCGCAAGACGGGCGTCATCTCCATCCAGGGCGAGCGCACCGGCGTCGTCTACTTCAAGGAAGGCCGCGTCATCGACGCGGAGCTGGGCCGGCTCAAGGGCGAGAACGCCTTCTACCGCCTGCTCAACACGTTCGAAGGCCAGTTCGACGTGCAGTTCACCACGTTGGACCGCACCGAGCGCATCGAGGTCTCCACGCAGGGCCTGCTCATGGAAGGCATGCGCCGGCTGGACGAGTGGGGCCGGATGCTCGAGCAGCTCCCGCCGCTGGAGACGGTCTTCGAGATCGACTACCACCAGTTGGCGGACCGCCTGTCGGAGATCCCCGACGAGGTGAACGGCCTGTTGCGCCTGTTCGACGGCAAGCGCGCGCTGTCGCGCGTGGTGGAGGACTCGGACTTCGAGGACCTGGCCGCGCTGGGCATCATCAGCAAGCTGTACTTCGAAGGGCTGATCCGCGAGCTGGGCAACGCGCCGCTGGAGCCCGTGCAGAGCAGCAAGCCGGGCATCGAGCAGTGGCTGAACACCGCGCCGCCCATCCCCGTGGACGTCGCGCCCGCGCAGGAGGCCGCGCCCGCGGAAGCGCCTGTCGCCGTGGAGCCGCCGCCCGTGGAAGCGGCGCCCGTGGCGGAGGCCGCGCCCATCGAGGAGGCCCCGCCCGCGCAGCCGGAGCCCGTGGAGGAGGTCACGCCGGCGGTGGCGGAGGTGGCGCCCGCGCAGGCCGCCGCGCAGCCCGCGCAGGTGATCATCTTCCCGCCGCGCTCACGCCCCGGCGACGGCGCGCCGCCTCCGTTCGGACAGGAGGGCGTGGAGCCCGTGGTTCCGCCGCTGTCGCAGGAGGGCTCGGCGTTCCTGGTGGAGCCGCCCCCGGCGCACCGCGCGGTGGATCACGCGCGGCGCAGCCTGCTGCTTGACTGGAACCGCGTGGACACGGAGGGGCTGAGCTCCTCCAGCACCTGGGGCCCGGGTTCGCCCTGGGGCGCCGCGTCCCGCGCGCCCGCGCCTTCGCCCAGCCCGTTCGCCGCCGCGCCCGTGGCGGCGCCGGTGGAGCCGCTGCCCTCGCGTCCGCCCATCTTCGGTGGCGCCGCCATCGCGCCCAGCCCGCTGGCGCCCGTGCCGCCGCCCACGCCGGCCCCGCCGTCGTCCGAGGTGACGCTGGTCAGCGGGACGGAGCCGCATCAGGACGAGCTGCCGGTGGAGGAGGCCGCGCCGCAGCAGCTCGCGCTGCCGCCGTACCCGGGCCACGGCATCGTGCCGCCCCAGGTGGCCCCGGTGGCGCTCAACGTCGAGTTCCCCGCGACGACGCCCTTCGATTCGCAGCCGGCCCCCACCATGGAGCCGGTGGACACCGCCGCGCACGACGTGCCCGCGTCGGAGGCGTACTTCACGGAGCCCGAGCCCGCCGCGCCCGTGGCGAGCACTCCTGCGGCCCCCACGCCCGTCGCTGCTCCCGCTGCCGATTCCACGGCCTCCACGAAGCCCAGCGCGACGAAGCCCGCGCACGACGAGGACGACGCGGCGCTGATCGCCGCGATGAAGCCCAAGCGCACGGGCCTCTACGTCGCGGGCGGTCTGCTCCTGGTCGCGGCCGTGGCCGCGGTGGTCATCTCCAAGGGCTCGGGCAGCGCTGAGACGCCCAAGCCCAGCGACCCCAAGGTGACGCAGCCCACGCAGCCCGTGGACGCGCGCAAGCCGCCGGAGACCACGCCTCCGCCGGAAGTCACGCCTCCGCCCACGAAGACGGTGGACGCGCAGCCCGACGCGGGTGTCACCCCGCCGAAGACCGCCGTCACCCCCGCCCCCGAGGACGCGGGCACCGCGCCAGTGAAGACCGCCACGCCCGAGCCCGCCGCCGTCCCAGACGCGGGCGCCATCGCGGTCGCGCCCACGCCGCCTCCGGACGCGACGCCCGTGGCGCCGCCGAAGCTCACCTACGCGGACTTCATCAAGGACGGCCGCGCGGCCATGTCCCGCAAGAGCTTCAAGTCGGCCGTCGGCGCGTACCGCAAGGCGCTCGCGCTGGACAACGCCTCCATCGAGGCGAAGACGGGCCTGGGCATCTCCCTGGCCAACAACAGCAGCACCAGCGAGGCCGGCTACCGCGAGGCGGCGAAGCTGCTCCAGGACGTGGTCAAGGCGGAGCCCAAGAACGCGAAGGCCTGGTTCTGGCTGGGCAGCTCGCTCCAGTTCTCCGGCGATCAAACCCGAGCGGCCGAGGCCTATAAGAAGTATCTGTTCCTCGAACCGACGGGGAGCTCGGCGGAGGACGTGCGCGCACTGCTCAAGGGGATGGGCAGCTAG